Part of the Lichenicola cladoniae genome is shown below.
GCGCGGCCGGCGAGAACGGCGCGCACGTCGTCGCGGTCCAGCGGGCCGGGGCCTTCACGCGCTACCGGCTCGCGCCGACCACCGACGACCAGGCGGATACGCTCGAAATCCTGGTGCCGGCGATCCTGCCGCCGCTATTGTCCGGGGCGCGGTGTCGGCTCGATCTGTCACGCGCCAGGCTGTTCGGGACGGCGGCACGGCAGGCAACGACGCTGGGCATGGCGGCCACCGTGCCTGCATGACCGGCGTCCCGGCCCGGCATTGACAGCCCAGCCCTGCCCGGTACCGTCGCCCGATGCCGCCTGACGCGATCGACCGAGAACTCATCGACCTGCTGACAACGAATGCACGCCTGCCGGCAGCCGAACTCGGCCGGCGGCTGAAACTGTCGCGCACGACGATCCAGAGCCGGATCGAGCGTCTCGAGCGGAACGGTACCATCCTCGGCTACACGGTTCGCGCCGCGACCGATCCGTCCGATCCGATGGTCCGGGCGCATGTGCTGATCACCCTGGCGCCGAAAAAGACCGCCTCGGTCGAGATCATGCTCCGCAAGATCCCGCAGGTCCGCGAACTGCATGCGGTCAGCGGCAATGTCGACCTGATCGCGGTGATCAGCGGCACCGCGAATAGCGAGCTCGACCGGGTGATCGACCAGATCGGCGAACTGGACGGGGTCGTGCGTACAAACTCCATGATCCTGCTCTCGACCCGGATTTCCCGCTGACGCTTTCCTCCGAGATGGAAATGTCGATGAACCACCCGACGCCGACGAACCGCTCCTCCGGCCTGATCGACCCGAATATCCTGCGGACCGCGTTCTCCCGCGCCCTGTCGGACATGTACCGGCGGGAGGTGCCCCTGTACGGAACGCTGCTGGAGCTGGTCGCGGAGACCAATCGTACCGCGTCCGGGGACGTCGCCCACCGCCTGGAGGTCGAGCGGCACGGCGCCATCCGTGTCGGCACCGCATCGGAACTGGTGGGCGTCCGTC
Proteins encoded:
- a CDS encoding Lrp/AsnC family transcriptional regulator, with protein sequence MPPDAIDRELIDLLTTNARLPAAELGRRLKLSRTTIQSRIERLERNGTILGYTVRAATDPSDPMVRAHVLITLAPKKTASVEIMLRKIPQVRELHAVSGNVDLIAVISGTANSELDRVIDQIGELDGVVRTNSMILLSTRISR